AAGTCCCATACAGGGTGATGAAGTGCCCTGTGAGGGTGGGGTCATAGCAGTGAATGGTGTTAGTGGTGAACTACTGTGGCAGACATGGAGTGTGGCAAATGTTTTTTCGTTACTTTGTACTACGGATATCAATCAGGATGGTTATACGGATTGCATAGCGGCTGGAAGATTGGGGGTAAGTTGAATAAGCGACATCAGAAAACTTTAATCAGATTGCAAtcactgatatgagagaagtatcccctgtttttataaccaccaccatagaatgggggtatactaatctagtcattccatttgttacacatcgaaatattgatctaaaacGCCATaaggtatattcttgatcgtctcgacattctgagtaaatttagccatgtccgtctgtcgaaattacgatagtggtcgaacgcataaagctagccgcttaaaattttgcacagctacttACTATttagcagcagttagtgaagcatctaaggagaaatcgtccacaccgcaagtgtccagtgtcctgaggaagaatggtcccacagctttctcacctgctcctggatgcgtacggaagctcatcatgagaCAAGTTCTAATGAATCTtgtggagtcagaagacgaggctaacacaacagtggtggaagttctgaatcctgactatggtctggTTTCTGCAGACagatctccaccattgtaagtacgcttcggcggcactaaaagtcctccagatggcaggaggatttgacgtggttcttatccagcaaCCATGTGTGTGTGGAGTAATGGTTCGTggacttctcaagggtacggggaatgggagacacaaagcctgtattcttgctgATCATCGTTATGTTAGTTTCAGCcatggagaaaatactgaagtagtggtccctcggctaaacagaagaaaggcggatttggataaatttcggcTCAAATTCTGCACCTCTGGCCCTTCTAGGcgagaaaaggaagtggaaactacggaggatatagacatagtggtcaagcggatcacgaaggccctgaatgactcgcttgtgtcagcatgccctaatGCCAAgctaaggggcaaacagcgaccgccaaggtggaccccagagctggttggtctaaggaaggacttcAGACAAACTTTTcaacaaaagccacaagagcaccacacgattgggacatctaaaaggctgagctaagaaaatataagggagagcttagaaaggctcagaacaaatcctggatagaattctgcagctccgtggaggatatatctgaggcctctagacttagtaagattctgtcctcgagacctattacggtggggtatcttcagaagtcagagaatgtatggacaatgtctactgAGCACACACTAGAcctagcaaagtgggctaccgaaagtggtctgggtataaatccgtgcaagacagaagtagttcttttcagcaggagataaaagttgcctacagtggaagctgtctccttgggtgcagagaatgttccatttacagaaaacgctggacaggaaattgaactttaaatccaacattttggaagggAAGGAAAGGCAACtcatgccctatacacctgcaagaaaaccattggcaaaagttggcggGTTAAACCGCGtcccatgcattgggtatatactgccggcacttcaaaagtccaactattgctcaatacttaaccggatccaaaggatgggatGTTTGTGCTTCACAGTCGGACTGAAGACAACATCATCTGATGCTCCgagtttaatgctacatctaatgcctctggacattgtatctagacaaattgcagcgaccactgcgtTGAGGTGACAGCTGCGGACACTGtattatctttgatacaatgtccgatgttccaagcagtgtggattacaccctacctgagcccctttttgatgaaaaaaagtactgtaccactattcctgatagaaccgagtggaactacaatatccctggtaactgaaattacatagacttctatacgtatgattccaaactaagcgaccaggtgggctttgggtgtactctaaagatctagaactggtcatatcgaaaaggttacctgaccactgcagtgcgtatcaaacggagatccttgcatttaaggaagtggtggaatggctaagatataatgccattacgacgattggcataaatatcttctcagacagccaggcagccattaaattcctggagaacgtatttttgcacacaaaaaccgccctcgactgtcgcagatctctcaacgagatggctgaacagttcaaaattcacctgttctggttgccgggccacagagatattccagggaactGTAAAGTGGGCGATCTTGCGAGACTACCCTACActctccagggatactggaagcTGTGGGTATGCCTTAGAGACATGaaggctaagttttcaggaccaggcccaaagaacaacgaattatagatggtcacaaagaggcctaatctaaacttgaagaggcctatcgctttgctgtcattgtctagaacagacgtctcagtcattgtgtccgtcatgacagttcactgtctaatcggaaaacatgctgacagactgaaggttgtcagcaacgacttttgcagaagctgtggggacatcaaagaagaggagactatagaacaccttccgaatctagatttgaagaggtctaccgctttgcggTCATTGGCTTgaaaagacgtctcagtcattgtgtccgtcatgacagttcactgtctaatcggaaaatatgctaacagactgaaggttgccagcaacaaatTTTGAAGAAGCTGTGagcacatcgaagaagaagagactatagaacatcttctgtgtgcgtgtcccgcactagcagttggaaggagttccactttaagctctcatttctttgagaacctatctgatttagcggatgtgaacattcgcaagttattgggctttttgaagCAATCTGAattgttcaacggtaggaactagaaggcatcttccttcttctgtttctgtggtatcacaatggacgtaaacgtctaagtgaatctgatggcagactgccacttaaacctaacctaaccagtGGTTTGCCACTATGGCGTGGATTCCGCTGTCGTTTTTACTCTCGAGTCTTCACTCGCCAAACCATTtcaattgttgttgcttttttttggaCCACCTCCACGGAAattaacattttgttcactttagggtgtttgagttcgccggttgaaattttccagccaaatataacgcaatcacacgaattattttgttttggcttTATAAACATTATGATgagctgtcaataaaacaaaacagaTATAGCAGTGCAAACATGgcaacacttcgtgtcagctagcCTGTAGGTTGACATATTCTGTCAAATTTGAACACCTGCTAAAAACGATGTGATATACGATTACTATtcattgattttgatttttaaaaaactattttccttcttcttttcattttccagatgatttttgcaataaatggTCGCAATGGCAATAACATTTGGGAATTTCGTGAAATTGAGGTGGAGACCAATTCCCCAATAGTCATGGATTTGTACACCATCAACATTGTGCGTGATCTAGATGGTGATGAAATACCCGAAATAGTGGCTGTACATCTGGAAGAGCGAGAAGAATCAAAAGCAGGCCATATTAAAGTGATTTCTGGCAAAACTGGCAAAGTTATACGCACCATACCCACACCCTACAAGGAAGAAGTTTTTGTTCCCATACAAATTGTCACTAAACAGGATGGCACAGAACTATTGCTTATTATAACCGGAGGACAATCTACTCCCGGAGGTGTTTATACCATACGCTTGCTGTCGTTAATGAAGTTTACCAGTGAAAAGGATTTTACACCTCTGTATCAACATAAACGTTCGGGTTTGATGGTTCCTTCGGTTTTGACTGATATAACAGGAGACAAGATTGCAGACATTGTGGTCTCTGCATTCAATTCTACAGTTATGGCTTTTGATGGTCGCAACTTTTCCATGTTATGGAATTATACGTTCCCCTCGAGTGAGAGTGTGAGCGCCATTGTTCCGGGTCACTTTAATCATGATGATGTCACCGATTTTATGGTCAAATATAATACGGGTCCTGGATTCCCAGTGTATTACTATTCGCAAACCACCATCTTGGATGGCAAGACAGGCAAGCCTTTGCTCAATGCCATGATGACCGATTCGGGTGGTTCGAATAGTTTATTGGGTGGAGTGTCTATATCGCAGACATTTGGAGGAGATTTCTTTTTACACTGGCAAATGCAGTGTCGGGATAAGGCGGATGCAAAGGATGCCTATGAATTTATACCAGGTAAGTGGGGAAGGGGGGTGTTAAGAATTATGGAAAGGTTCGGGAAAGAAAGCCTTGcgggtaaaatttttttttaaggtttatatcttaaaatgaaaacaagtaaaaaggcgtttagttcgcccgggccgaactttggatacccaccacctcgggtatatatgttaaccacctttcatcaaaattcggtgaaaatttcatactttatgtcccaaagcagttatatcaaaatatgttccgatttggaccaaatactaataaatacagtagctatttctaaaaatacaccgatctgaaccatatatgacacggatgtcgaaaagcctaacataagtccctgtgtcagtgaaatcggattataaatgcgccttttatggggccaagactttaaatcgagatatcggtctacatggcagctatatccaaatctgaaccgatttgggccaagttgcagaaaaatgtcgaagagcctaacacaaagcactgtcccaaatttcggcgaaatcggacaataaatgcgccttttatgggcccaaaaccttaaattgagagatcggtctatatgacagctttatacaaatctggaccgatctgggccaaattgaagaagaatgtcgaagatcctaacacaactcactgtctcaaatgtcaACGACATcggaaataaatgcgccctttatgcaccaaaaccaaaaaccgagaaaccggtctatctggcagctatatccatatatatctggaccgatctgtgcgatatttctgaagtatgtcaaggggcttaaccttactcactctcccaaatttcggcgaaatcggacagtaaatgcgccttttatgggcccaaaatcttaaatcgagaaatcggtctatatggcagctatatccaaatctgaactgatcaaggctaaattgaagaaagatgtcgaagggcctaagaaaactcactacctcaaatttcagcaagattggataatatttgtgacttttatgggcctaagaccctaaatcggaggatcggtctatatgacagctatatccaaatctagactgatctgagccaaattgacagagaaagtcgaagggcctaactcaactcactgtcccaaatttcagcaaaatcggataataaatgtggcttttatgggcataataccctacatcggaggatcggcctatatggcagctatatccaaatccagacagatctgggccaaattgacagagaAAGTCGAAAGTCGTCTGAgacttcataaagtatatatatttttgctcatcgcgacattttatgtcgatctagccttgtccgtccgtccgtctgtctgtcgaaagcacgctaacttccgagggagtaaagctagccgcttgaaattttgcacaaatacttcctgttagtgtaggtcacttggtattgtaaatgggccatatcggtccatgttttgatatagctgccatataaaccgatgttgggtcttgacttcttgagctcctagagggcgcaattcctatccgatatagctgaaattttgcatgacgtattttattcttacttccaacaactgtgtgaaataaggttcaaatcggtccatgttttgatatagctgccatataaaccgatcttagggcttgacttcttaagcctctagagggcgcaattcttatccgattggaatgaaattttgcacgacgtgttttgttatgagatcCAAtcattgtgttaagtatggttcacatcggtccataacctgatatagctgccatataaaccgatcttgggtcttgacttcttgagcctctagagtgcgtaatccttatccgattggaatcaaattttgcacgtggtattgtattttgttatgatatccaaaatctgtgccgagtatagttcaaatcggttcataacctgatatagctgtcatataaacagatctggggacttgacttcttgagctcctagagggcgcaattcttatccgattggaatgaaattttttacgacgtatttcattcttacttccaataactgtgtcaaataaggttcaaatcggttcataacctaatatagctgccatataaaccgatctgggattttgacttcttgagcctctagaggtcgcaattattatccgatttgcctgaatttttgtacgacggatcctctcatgaccatcaacatacgtggtctgaatcggtctatagtctaatacagctctcatataaatcgatctctctattttacttcttgagcccccaaagggctcagttcttattcgaattggctgacattttacataggtctccaacatattgtgtattttaattgtggtcctaaccggaccatatcttcatatcgttctaatagcagagcaaatcttttcttatatccttttttgcctaagaagagatgccgggaaaagaactcgtcaaatgcgctccatggtagagggtatataagattcggtccggccgaacttaacacgcttttacttgtttttaattcaattgCAGCTTTTTATTGCTATTAAGTGATTTACTTTTCATTATCATTTCCTTGCAGATAGCGATATCATACTACAAGCTCGAGCTGATACATGTCGCCTACGATACAATACATCGAGTGTGGTAAAGTTATATGCCATTGCTCGCCACATTGAGCCACCAGGAGCAGTACTTTTTAGCACAGGTAGTTTAAATCATCACTTCAAAAAATAAACTCTCAATAAAATTCGCTTTCCTTTCTCTCCCTCTGAACCTTTAGATGATCTCGAAGTGCACCTTAATCGTACTTTACCCTCAAGTGTATCGTCCGCCCCTCACAAGGCACCCAAGTCACCATTGAAACATCCAAAATTGCTAAAGAAACTGTTGGCCAACAAAGAATTGTTGGAAAAAGTAGTGGCCGctgaaaagttggaaaatttggaaaagtccAAGAATCAATTTCGTGAAGAAACTGCTCGCAATCGTTTGCTGCCACCGGAATTGATGCAAGAAGCTCTGGAAAAGAATGAAGTACCCGAGGATGCTTATGAGGCATTGAAAcaattgaattcaccatactatGGTGGATTTGTGGGAAATTCACCATTAAGAGAGTTGGTAAGTAGGGACATAGCAAAAGGAATCTTCTTTAAAAATTCTGGATACTTTATTTGTGCTTGCAGCAAAAAGACTACGATATCGAACAACCCCAAAGGGTGCCAGAAGATTACGAGAACACCTATCAGGATCCAGAattaccgcaattggtaccaccGAACGATCATCCCATACGATTACGCACAAAGTATCCCGGTAATCGGGATATACGTAGCGATGTTCCTACTTTCGATGATGGCGACTCCAATTTAACATCCAGTCTTCCAACGGGAGGTGTTCCACGCAATAAACTCGATAAGGATGAACCCCTAAGTTTGTGGGATCTGGAAAGAGAGAAAGAAGAAAGGGATGCCATGAAAAAGCAACAAGAGGCCTATGATGCTGCAGCGAGAACCAATCAAATAGTTGAGGATGAAGAACAACAATTGCAAATCAATAATCAAATACCCTTGGAAGAggaacagcaacagcaacaattcGAGGATATCAATGTTGAGGAGAAACGAAAGAAGAAGCGCAAGAAAAGAGAAGATACGGCCAATGATTCCTCAAATGCTAATGACAAATTGGAAAATGATGAGTGGTTTTTGGCTTCGATTTCCTCGACGGGTGTCCTTATGAAATCGTTGAATAATACACGCTCTTCAATAGATTTTGCTTTTGTCTTGAATATACGCGAATCGGAAGCATTTCCTCCACTGTTTTTACCACAGGATTTGAATTGTATTGAGGAGAAGATAAGTGCATATAAAAGTGAGTaaatttggaagttgtatttgcttaaaaacttttgaaaaggATATAATATTCACTCCTTTGAAATTCCCTACTTTCCAGGCTACACCATGGATAATCAGAGAGCATTGCGTCGCCAGTTCATGAAACAATGCCTTAACGATCGCCTGGTAAACATTAATCCCGAATTGCCAAAGTATGAATCACAACTGATTATCACGCGTCTAAGCATAACCTGCACCTGTCGCTCCCTGCAACCAGGTGAGGTTTGCTCCGAATTGGATGATATACAAACTCAAAGATGGACTGAATTTATGGGCAATGATGGCAATGGATTCTATCGCAACTAACGAGGATTAACCCCCCTCTtgtgttggtttgttttttcTGAACGAAAGGTTGCAAAAATGTTAATTACCAAGTATAAAAGAAGGTTTGTATTAAAGCTTGCTTTGTATAAAGGCtgagtgatgatgatgatgatgacgatgttgAATGTAATCCCGCTTTGTGGCTATCTATcgactacaacaaaaacaaatgggcTCAAAAACTCTCATGTGCACAAGATTTGAAGATTTTCTTCTTGTTTGGTTCCAATCTTTCTAGAAAACGAAACATAAACGATAAgcacaatattttttatataattttttatacttgTACTTCTTTGGATTAGGCTCGAACAACTCTTCTTCAATATTAAACATATGTATTATGTACGTACTATGTATCTACTTTTGTATAAGTTTTGTTGTAAAGGGTAATTATAAAGAATTTGAaagataatatatatatatacaaaactttttttgtgaaatatagATTTAACTTCCCCTCCCGAATGTGTAAGCACTGTAAAATTAAAAGATTGCAAAGAATTTATCTAGAAAACCCCCAGAGaagtaaaaataataaattcaaaattttattaaatccaaacaaactaacaaaggaACTTCtgcttctaagaaccgaacaaggatgatcgagagaacggtttgtatgggagctatatcagattatagaccgattgacacgattattggaagtcgtaacagaacaccgcttgcaaaattctagccaaaacggatggaaattgcggcttctaggggctcaggaatcaaatcgggagatcggtttatatgggagctatatcaggttatcgaccgatttcaaccgtacttagcaaagtagttggaagtcataacagaacaccatatacaaaatttcagctaaatcggacaaacattgcggcttgtaagggctcaagaagtcaaatcgggagatcggtttatatgggagctatatcatattatagactgattcggaccgtacttagcacggtaattagaagtcataacagaaaacggtatgcgaaatttcagctaaatcggttgaaaattgcggcttccagggactcaagaagtcaaatttggagatcggtttatatgggagctatatcaggttatagaccgattcggaccgtaattggcacagtcattggaagtcataactgtacaccgcgtgcaaaattgtagctaaatcggatgagaattgcggcttccagggactccagaagtcaaatcgggagatcggtttatatgagaaccaTATcatattataaaccgattcagaccgtacttggcacagttggttgCAGTTGCAACAGAgtactacatgctcaatttcagccaaatcggacaaaaattgcgtctttcaggggctcaggaatcaaatctggagatcggtttatgtgggagctatatcatattacggaccgatttggaccgtacttagcacagacgttggaagtcataacagaacacaacatgcaaaatttcagccaaatcggacaaacattgcggcttgtaagggctcaaaaatcaaatcgagagatcggtttataagggtaCTATATCAGGCtctcgaccgatttcaaccgtacgtggcacagatgttggaattcataataaaataccacatgcaaaattttagccaaatcggacaaaaattgtggcttgtaagggctcaagaagtcgaatcgggagatcggtttatatgggagctacatcaggctatagTCCAATTCAAACCGTACACGGTACAATTGTTTGAAGTTATTACAgaccaccacatgcaaaatttcaaccaaatcggataaaaattgcggcttccaggcactcaagaagttaaatcgggagatcggtatatatgggagctatatcaggttatcgaccgatttcaaccgtacttaccacggtgagtggaagtcgtaacagaacactacatgccaaatttcagccaaatcggaccaaaattgcgtcttctattCTCTTCTACTTCTATTCaactgtaaaattttctttgtgttTCATTTATTCCCACTAGATGCATACTTTGTTTGCCGAGTGTAATCATTCAGTGTGTTTCGCAATGATTGGCGTAATAAGAAGAAGCATTTGTATTTTGACATTTGCCAGCATTTCTTAGTCTGTCAATTGCCGGAGTTTGATTTGTGGCGAGTGggatcaaaaaagaaaaattttgcgaaatctccgcaatttttattatgatttgcgtgtaaataataaaaaaaaccgtTCATTAGTCAAAGAAAATAAGGAAGCAGCATGGGTATTTTGGATAAA
This Stomoxys calcitrans chromosome 2, idStoCalc2.1, whole genome shotgun sequence DNA region includes the following protein-coding sequences:
- the LOC106083994 gene encoding uncharacterized protein LOC106083994, translating into MINMRPYVPSNRIAIRDSIDEDISDDVDDEVFIKDSKTSKMSEEKGLKRPLMAPRRKNGKSHSSSPIMKKHRRCCWRCCEPFCYGLAALTIVIALISLIALILTMVPVSMQKIKGWLHHQKAPGMPLALNDGQKSYGDSMGSEFVPCTQISVQKLWSRTFPRMNSESPVRKADLNGDGVTDIIFGFGVDDNIQYEGYPLPKCKSPIQGDEVPCEGGVIAVNGVSGELLWQTWSVANVFSLLCTTDINQDGYTDCIAAGRLGMIFAINGRNGNNIWEFREIEVETNSPIVMDLYTINIVRDLDGDEIPEIVAVHLEEREESKAGHIKVISGKTGKVIRTIPTPYKEEVFVPIQIVTKQDGTELLLIITGGQSTPGGVYTIRLLSLMKFTSEKDFTPLYQHKRSGLMVPSVLTDITGDKIADIVVSAFNSTVMAFDGRNFSMLWNYTFPSSESVSAIVPGHFNHDDVTDFMVKYNTGPGFPVYYYSQTTILDGKTGKPLLNAMMTDSGGSNSLLGGVSISQTFGGDFFLHWQMQCRDKADAKDAYEFIPDSDIILQARADTCRLRYNTSSVVKLYAIARHIEPPGAVLFSTDDLEVHLNRTLPSSVSSAPHKAPKSPLKHPKLLKKLLANKELLEKVVAAEKLENLEKSKNQFREETARNRLLPPELMQEALEKNEVPEDAYEALKQLNSPYYGGFVGNSPLRELQKDYDIEQPQRVPEDYENTYQDPELPQLVPPNDHPIRLRTKYPGNRDIRSDVPTFDDGDSNLTSSLPTGGVPRNKLDKDEPLSLWDLEREKEERDAMKKQQEAYDAAARTNQIVEDEEQQLQINNQIPLEEEQQQQQFEDINVEEKRKKKRKKREDTANDSSNANDKLENDEWFLASISSTGVLMKSLNNTRSSIDFAFVLNIRESEAFPPLFLPQDLNCIEEKISAYKSYTMDNQRALRRQFMKQCLNDRLVNINPELPKYESQLIITRLSITCTCRSLQPGEVCSELDDIQTQRWTEFMGNDGNGFYRN